One window from the genome of Veillonellaceae bacterium encodes:
- a CDS encoding UxaA family hydrolase, with product MEFMGYRRADGTVGTRNYVGILSAVVCVNEVVEAIASKVEGAVRFTHHQGCCQTPLDIGRVNQALIGLGRNPNLHSVILVSLGCESTNLNEVIEGIQASGKTVKHLVVQEVGGAARTTAQGILMAQELVREASLQQREPFPISELVLGMKCGSSDTTSGLVPNPAIGVASDLLVAAGGTSILGEVTEFIGAEHILASHAANEEVAQGILDLVTRMEQRAIAVGEDIRGGQPTGGNIKGGLTTIEEKSLGAIAKAGSSPIQAVYEYGERPKVKGLVVMDSPGREPEILTGLAAAGCNVIAFATGRGAPQGFPFVPVLKITGSRTAAEKMSDHIDMNLSAVIDGGDTIPDAGRRILEELVVIASGGMTKAEISGYTNSMDIYMLGPVI from the coding sequence ATGGAATTTATGGGATATCGCCGTGCTGACGGCACAGTAGGCACTCGTAACTATGTTGGCATTTTGTCGGCCGTTGTTTGTGTAAATGAGGTAGTCGAGGCTATTGCCAGTAAAGTCGAGGGAGCAGTTCGCTTTACCCACCATCAAGGCTGTTGCCAGACACCGCTGGATATTGGCCGGGTTAACCAGGCCCTAATCGGGTTAGGCCGCAACCCTAACCTCCATTCGGTAATCCTTGTCAGCTTAGGCTGCGAGAGCACCAATCTCAACGAAGTTATTGAAGGTATCCAAGCTAGCGGAAAAACTGTCAAACACCTTGTAGTTCAAGAGGTCGGTGGTGCTGCCCGCACCACAGCTCAAGGCATTTTAATGGCGCAGGAGTTGGTACGTGAAGCATCACTTCAGCAGCGTGAACCCTTCCCTATCAGTGAATTGGTTCTAGGTATGAAGTGTGGCAGTTCAGATACCACTTCAGGCTTAGTGCCAAACCCCGCAATCGGCGTAGCTTCGGATTTACTGGTAGCGGCCGGCGGCACTTCCATTTTAGGCGAGGTAACCGAATTTATCGGTGCTGAGCATATTCTAGCCAGCCACGCTGCTAACGAAGAAGTAGCTCAAGGCATCCTTGACCTCGTTACCCGCATGGAACAAAGAGCTATTGCCGTAGGTGAAGATATCCGCGGCGGTCAGCCGACCGGCGGCAATATCAAAGGCGGCCTCACTACTATCGAAGAAAAATCGCTCGGTGCAATCGCCAAAGCCGGTTCATCCCCCATTCAGGCGGTATATGAATACGGCGAACGTCCTAAGGTAAAAGGCTTAGTCGTTATGGACTCCCCTGGCCGCGAGCCCGAGATACTTACCGGGCTGGCAGCCGCCGGCTGTAACGTTATTGCCTTTGCTACTGGTCGGGGAGCGCCCCAAGGCTTCCCATTCGTACCTGTTCTGAAAATTACCGGCAGCCGCACAGCCGCTGAAAAAATGAGCGATCATATTGATATGAACTTAAGCGCCGTAATCGATGGCGGCGACACAATTCCCGATGCCGGCCGCCGCAT